CGAGGGAGCTAAAGGGGGCTACCTGATTCGTCAAGAATCTTTTTCTGGTAAAGGCCCCGACCTGGCCCCCGATGAACTGTCCGCTCTGCACGTGGCAGCCAACTTGGTTCGCTTGCGTGCTGACCCACTTTGGCCTTTGGGCGGTGACCCGGGCGGTGAAGATCGGCCCGCCCCGGTGGCAGAATTAATCGGCGACGATCGGGTAGCGAACCTTCTGCAAGCAGTGGCCGAGCGCCACGAGGTGACTTTTCTTTACCAAAACGGCCAACGAGCGCTTCAGCCTTACCGATTGTCTTTTAGCCGAGGTCGCTGGTATTTGAGCGGCTGGGATAAAGACCGGCAAGCCGAACGAAGTTTTCGGGTAGACCGCATTGATGGCGCCGTAAAGTTGGGGGCCGCTGAGTCCTTTGATCGTCCTCCGGCTCGTTTGGAATCAGCCGATGACCAGCCATGGCGTTACGGCCCGGGAGACACCATCAAAGCCACCGTGGCGGTAGATGCGGTACATGCCACTTGGATAAAAAACTTTTTAGGGGAAAGCGCGGTAAAAGAAGAACACGCTGATGGTTCGCTGCTGATCGAAGAAGAAGTTGTGAACAAAGAGGCCTTCCGGTCGTTTGTTTTGACCTTTCTTGATGGCGCAGAGATTTTGAGCCCGCCAGAACTTCGTCAAGACATGAAGGATTGGCTGGAGGCACTCCAATGACACGCCTGAGCGCCCAAGACCGTTTGCGTCGCATTTTGGCCATCATCCCGTGGGTAGTAGATAGGGATGGGGCGGAACTCTCGGAGATCGCCGAACGCTTTAACTATCCAGAGAGAATGCTGCTTCCTGATTTGGAAAATGTTGTGGGCATGGTCGGGGTGGCGCCTTTTGGACCGGGCGACATGATCGAGGTAATGGTTGATGATGGTTTCGTGCAAATTGGCTACGCCGACTGGTTCTCGCGCCCACTTCGGTTGACGCCGGCGGAACTTTTAGAGCTCATAGCTGCTGGGAAATCGGTTGCCGTGTTAGCCGACCAAGAGCAGTTGGGGTCACTGGAACGCGGGCTAACCAAAATGGCGGTAGCGCTAGGCCAAGGCGCCCAAGAGGCCATAGATGTGCGTTTAGGCACTGGAGACGGAGATGTCCTGGGGGCCTTTCGTCGAGCGGGAGAAAAAGGTCAAGTTTTGTCTATTGACTATTACTCCTTTGGGCGCAATGAGAGCCAAAGCCGGCAGGTGGAACCGCATCGCTTGTTTGCTGATAAAGGCCATTGGTATGCCGAAGCCTTTTGTCAACTGCGTACCGAGATTCGTTTGTTCCGCCTTGATCGGGTGCGTGACTTCAGCGAAACCGACCAAACGTTTACGCCCGTACTTGACAGGGCCCCGATCGGTGAGGTTTTCCCCGTTGACGAAAAAATGGCCGAAGTGGTTCTCCGTCTTGCTCCGGCCGCTCAATGGGTGGTTGGCGAATACCCGCATCATGAGGCGACGGAGGACGATAAAGGCCGATGGACGGTGCGGCTACCGGTGGCTTCACCTGCTTGGTTGGCCCGACTTTTGTTGCGTCTCGGCCCTCAAGTAGAGATTCTGGAAGCGCCCCAAGAACTCGGAGAAGATCTTCGTTCAAAAGCCGCCAGTCGAGTACTGGACCGCATGAATCAAGAGCGACACCTCTCGGGGTCTTCCGGGGGCTAGGTTGCTCAGAGTGGATGATGAAATGAACCAAGGCGGCCCAACAGAAAACCCTGACCACTCATCGGACTCTCCGATGGAGGATGGATGGGCTGACGACATCTTGGCTCGCGCTAAAGAACGAGCTGCGGGAAAAGAACCAGAAGCACCGGGGTCGCCAGAGGCCACTCCCGATGCGGGAGAATCTGCATCGCCGGTTGCCCCGCCTGTTTCAGAGCGGCCTTCTCCGGCACCGGTAATGCCATCTGCGTCGGCAACGGTGCCTCCGGTTACCCAG
The window above is part of the Acidimicrobiia bacterium genome. Proteins encoded here:
- a CDS encoding WYL domain-containing protein gives rise to the protein MTRLSAQDRLRRILAIIPWVVDRDGAELSEIAERFNYPERMLLPDLENVVGMVGVAPFGPGDMIEVMVDDGFVQIGYADWFSRPLRLTPAELLELIAAGKSVAVLADQEQLGSLERGLTKMAVALGQGAQEAIDVRLGTGDGDVLGAFRRAGEKGQVLSIDYYSFGRNESQSRQVEPHRLFADKGHWYAEAFCQLRTEIRLFRLDRVRDFSETDQTFTPVLDRAPIGEVFPVDEKMAEVVLRLAPAAQWVVGEYPHHEATEDDKGRWTVRLPVASPAWLARLLLRLGPQVEILEAPQELGEDLRSKAASRVLDRMNQERHLSGSSGG
- a CDS encoding WYL domain-containing protein, giving the protein MSKLERLLNLVAALLNTNRPLPREELFEGMQGAYSDDPETARRAFERDKDELKALGIPIEYEEILRSEGAKGGYLIRQESFSGKGPDLAPDELSALHVAANLVRLRADPLWPLGGDPGGEDRPAPVAELIGDDRVANLLQAVAERHEVTFLYQNGQRALQPYRLSFSRGRWYLSGWDKDRQAERSFRVDRIDGAVKLGAAESFDRPPARLESADDQPWRYGPGDTIKATVAVDAVHATWIKNFLGESAVKEEHADGSLLIEEEVVNKEAFRSFVLTFLDGAEILSPPELRQDMKDWLEALQ